The window ATTTACTCGCTGACTATTTAAAGAAGTAAACCCAAACCCAATTTCCCCATGGGTCTTCCCATAAATGGTAACCCTTTGTTTCTAAGGTTGTGACTGGTTTGAATCTTTGGAAGATCGGATCGTTTTCCTTTCCTTTTTCCCATTCCAAGGTGATGGTGCCTGGCCTCACAGGGCAATGTTCTGTTGGTTTGGAAAACACCAGTTTTAGGTTTCCTGAAAGGACAAGTTCCGCATGGCCAAAACTTTCTTTCACGACTTCCCCTCCTAAAATGGATTGGTAGAAGTGAAGTGGAAGAGAACAATTCTCTCCCCCCGCTAAATTGACAGAAAAAAAGGAAAGTGATTTGTCCCGAGGGGGACTTGGTTCCAACATAGGTTTCATTTCAAAATGTTTCAGAAATTTTTCCAATCAAAAATCCAAGTACAATTTCCTGGATGGGACAAATACCCCCACCTTCCCTTTGCCCTTTTTTTCACCATCTCCTTGATCATTAACTATTTGTTATGCGAAACTATCTATTTCCAATCCCTATATTCTGCCGACCAACTTTATAGTCCTTTGGTTCTTCTGGATTTGTTTTCAGGAAAAGGGATTTCTCATTGGTACCTCCCTCCTTCACCATATTTTTTTCCAGATTTAGTGCTCATGGCGGGTATGTATCTTGTTTTTCCATTTTTGTATCTGCCGACAATTTATGGAGTTTTCCAGATGGCACTCGTTTGGTTTGGTTTGTATTTCGGAATGTTAGGGGTCCGTTCCAAAAAAGAAACACTACTCTTCTTAGTGGCCTTTCAATCCTTTGTCACCATCTACTCCTTGTTTGGTTGGGTCACAAAAGACAACCCACTTCCATTTGTGTATTTTTTTTCCAATGCCCACCATAGTACGGGATTCTTTTTTAGTTTGTTACTTGTTTGTACATTCTATCAGTCAGTGCGAAAACAAGAGCATAGGAGGGAACAAACCAAACCCATTTTCAGTTTTGAGATCCTCCTCTATTGGATTGGATTTAGTTTTCTTTACCTTTCGGACCGGTATTCCTTTTCCATTGGTTGTATTGGTTTCGTCACGA of the Leptospira biflexa serovar Patoc strain 'Patoc 1 (Paris)' genome contains:
- a CDS encoding glyoxalase/bleomycin resistance/dioxygenase family protein → MKPMLEPSPPRDKSLSFFSVNLAGGENCSLPLHFYQSILGGEVVKESFGHAELVLSGNLKLVFSKPTEHCPVRPGTITLEWEKGKENDPIFQRFKPVTTLETKGYHLWEDPWGNWVWVYFFK